In Prochlorococcus marinus str. MIT 1214, one DNA window encodes the following:
- a CDS encoding glycoside hydrolase 100 family protein, protein MPARFSQQHQRVRPNSNEDKVVARAKEHFEKTLIEVSGNIAGSVAALEHPTKNDALNYGEIFLRDNVPVMIYLLTQKRFDIVKKFLTVSLDLQSTTYQTRGVFPTSFIEEKGKLIADYGQRSIGRITSADASLWWPILCWLYVKKSGDQSFGTSQQVQRGVQLLLDLVLHPTFEGNPVLFVPDCSFMIDRPMDVWGAPLEVEVLLHACLKSCIQLMELSRKHQKSRLLDQRLVLTRQWVHDLRQFLLKHYWVTSKTMQVLRRRPTEQYGEDQHQNEFNVQPQVVPSWLQDWLENRGGYLIGNIRTGRPDFRFYSLGNSLACMFGVLTAPQQRALFRLVLHNREHLMAQMPMRICHPPMDIEEWQNKTGSDPKNWPWSYHNGGHWPSLLWFFGASILLHEKRYPKADVLLMGQMRALIEECYWSQLNQLPRQKWAEYFDGPTGTWVGQQSRTYQTWTIVGFLLMHHLLRAEPDDVLMLDLEENF, encoded by the coding sequence ATGCCCGCACGTTTTAGCCAACAGCACCAAAGAGTTCGCCCCAACTCGAATGAAGACAAAGTTGTTGCGAGAGCTAAAGAACATTTTGAAAAAACTCTCATTGAAGTTTCAGGAAATATTGCAGGTAGTGTTGCGGCCTTAGAACATCCAACGAAAAACGATGCTCTCAATTATGGAGAGATTTTTTTAAGGGACAATGTCCCCGTAATGATTTATTTATTAACTCAAAAAAGATTTGACATAGTCAAAAAATTCCTGACAGTAAGCCTTGATTTGCAAAGTACTACCTATCAGACCAGAGGAGTTTTCCCAACAAGCTTTATAGAAGAAAAAGGAAAATTAATAGCAGATTATGGTCAGAGATCTATAGGAAGAATAACCTCTGCCGATGCAAGCCTTTGGTGGCCAATCCTATGTTGGCTTTATGTCAAAAAAAGTGGCGATCAAAGTTTTGGCACAAGTCAACAGGTTCAACGAGGTGTTCAACTTCTTCTTGATTTAGTTCTTCATCCAACTTTTGAAGGCAATCCAGTTCTGTTCGTTCCTGATTGCTCCTTTATGATCGATCGACCTATGGATGTTTGGGGCGCTCCTCTTGAAGTGGAGGTGTTGTTGCATGCATGTTTAAAAAGCTGCATTCAACTAATGGAATTAAGCAGAAAGCATCAAAAAAGTCGATTGCTTGATCAAAGGCTTGTTTTAACTCGTCAGTGGGTGCATGATCTTCGACAATTTCTTTTAAAGCACTATTGGGTAACAAGCAAAACGATGCAAGTTCTAAGAAGAAGGCCTACTGAGCAATACGGAGAAGATCAACATCAAAATGAATTCAATGTCCAGCCGCAAGTAGTCCCTTCATGGCTTCAAGATTGGCTCGAGAATAGAGGTGGATACCTAATTGGAAATATAAGAACAGGCAGACCAGATTTCCGTTTTTATAGCTTAGGAAATTCATTAGCTTGCATGTTTGGTGTATTGACAGCCCCACAACAGAGAGCATTATTTCGTCTTGTTCTTCACAACCGTGAACACCTCATGGCGCAAATGCCAATGAGGATATGTCATCCACCTATGGATATTGAAGAATGGCAAAACAAAACAGGATCAGACCCCAAAAACTGGCCATGGAGTTATCACAATGGGGGGCATTGGCCTAGTCTTTTATGGTTTTTTGGTGCCTCTATTTTGCTTCATGAAAAACGTTATCCAAAAGCTGATGTTTTACTAATGGGACAGATGAGAGCTCTTATTGAAGAATGTTATTGGAGTCAATTGAATCAACTCCCAAGACAAAAATGGGCAGAATATTTTGATGGCCCAACTGGCACATGGGTAGGACAACAATCTAGAACTTATCAAACCTGGACGATTGTTGGATTTTTATTAATGCATCATTTGCTAAGAGCTGAGCCTGATGATGTATTGATGTTGGATTTAGAGGA